From one Lycium ferocissimum isolate CSIRO_LF1 chromosome 7, AGI_CSIRO_Lferr_CH_V1, whole genome shotgun sequence genomic stretch:
- the LOC132065463 gene encoding transcription factor TGA9-like isoform X1, translating to MESQRIGDTSSTLSADHNMPYALLRGLNPPNNTSFMYHSTQNYSNQEPPAFDFGELEEAIVLQGVKMSNDDSVRSSLYGSGTNRPAATLEMFPSWPTRFPRGSSKSGGGKENSDSGSALNTTISSRSEANLEPESPISQAFEQQQQLQLPQQQFQEMASDSPRTGVSHTEPASKSNYEKRKAAGSTSDRVTDPKTLRRLAQNREAARKSRLRKKAYVQQLETSRIRLAQLEQELQRARSQGIFMGGGAAGSNISPGAAMFDMEYSRWLDDDQRLISELRTALQAHLVDGDLRVIVDGYVAHYDEFFRLKGVAAKSDVFHLISGIWTTPAERCFLWMGGFRPSELIKMLIAQLDPLTQQQVVGIYSLQQSSQQAEEALSQGLEQLQQSLIETIASGSVNDGMHQMAVALGKLANLEGFLRQADNLRQQTLHQLRRTLTIRQAARCFMVIGEYYGRLRALSSLWASRPRETMMADDNSCQTTTELQMIQAAQHHFSNM from the exons ATGGAGAGTCAAAGAATTGGAGACACTTCAAGTACTTTGTCAGCTGATCACAACATGCCTTATGCACTTCTTCGTGGCCTAAATCCTCCTAATAACACAAGCTTCATGTATCATTCAACACAAAATTA TAGTAATCAAGAACCACCAGCTTTTGATTTTGGGGAGCTGGAAGAAGCTATTGTTCTGCAAGGAGTTAAGATGAGCAATGATGATTCTGTTAGATCAt CTTTATATGGATCAGGCACAAACAGACCTGCAGCAACTCTGGAGATGTTCCCATCTTGGCCTACTAGATTCCCAAGA GGAAGCTCAAAATCAGGAGGAGGAAAAGAGAATAGTGATTCAGGTTCAGCACTAAACACTACTATCTCAAGCAGAAGTGAAGCAAATTTGGAGCCTGAATCTCCTATAAGTCAGGCCtttgaacaacaacaacaacttcaattaccacaacaacaatttcaagAAATGGCAAGTGATAGTCCAAGAACTGGAGTGTCACATACTGAACCTGCTTCAAAATCCAACTATGaaaag AGAAAGGCTGCTGGTTCAACTTCAGATAGGGTGACTGATCCTAAG ACTTTGAGACGTTTAGCTCAAAATAGAGAGGCAGCAAGGAAAAGCAGACTaagaaaaaag gcTTATGTACAACAGCTAGAAACAAGTAGGATAAGACTTGCTCAGTTAGAACAAGAACTTCAAAGGGCTAGGTCTCAG GGGATTTTTATGGGAGGTGGTGCTGCTGGTTCCAACATCAGCCCTG GTGCTGCAATGTTTGACATGGAATATTCAAGATGGTTGGATGATGATCAAAGGCTCATATCTGAACTTAGAACAGCATTGCAAGCACATTTAGTAGATGGTGATCTAAGAGTAATAGTTGATGGATACGTTGCTCATTATGATGAATTTTTTCGACTTAAAGGAGTTGCAGCCAAATCTGATGTATTTCACCTCATCTCTGGAATTTGGACAACTCCAGCTGAACGTTGCTTCCTTTGGATGGGTGGTTTTAGGCCCTCTGAACTCATcaag ATGTTGATAGCACAATTGGACCCCTTAACACAGCAGCAAGTTGTTGGAATTTACAGTCTgcaacaatcatcacaacagGCTGAAGAAGCGCTGTCACAAGGCTTAGAACAATTACAACAATCTTTAATTGAAACTATTGCAAGTGGTTCTGTCAATGATGGTATGCATCAGATGGCTGTGGCATTGGGCAAGCTTGCTAATCTCGAAGGCTTTCTTCGTCAG GCTGATAATTTAAGACAACAAACACTACACCAATTGCGCAGAACATTGACAATTAGACAAGCAGCAAGGTGCTTCATGGTGATAGGGGAATATTATGGTCGACTACGAGCCTTAAGTTCCCTATGGGCATCACGTCCTAGAGA GACTATGATGGCAGATGATAACTCTTGTCAAACAACAACAGAGTTGCAGATGATACAAGCAGCCCAACACCATTTCTCAAATATGTGA
- the LOC132065463 gene encoding transcription factor TGA9-like isoform X2, which translates to MESQRIGDTSSTLSADHNMPYALLRGLNPPNNTSFMYHSTQNYNQEPPAFDFGELEEAIVLQGVKMSNDDSVRSSLYGSGTNRPAATLEMFPSWPTRFPRGSSKSGGGKENSDSGSALNTTISSRSEANLEPESPISQAFEQQQQLQLPQQQFQEMASDSPRTGVSHTEPASKSNYEKRKAAGSTSDRVTDPKTLRRLAQNREAARKSRLRKKAYVQQLETSRIRLAQLEQELQRARSQGIFMGGGAAGSNISPGAAMFDMEYSRWLDDDQRLISELRTALQAHLVDGDLRVIVDGYVAHYDEFFRLKGVAAKSDVFHLISGIWTTPAERCFLWMGGFRPSELIKMLIAQLDPLTQQQVVGIYSLQQSSQQAEEALSQGLEQLQQSLIETIASGSVNDGMHQMAVALGKLANLEGFLRQADNLRQQTLHQLRRTLTIRQAARCFMVIGEYYGRLRALSSLWASRPRETMMADDNSCQTTTELQMIQAAQHHFSNM; encoded by the exons ATGGAGAGTCAAAGAATTGGAGACACTTCAAGTACTTTGTCAGCTGATCACAACATGCCTTATGCACTTCTTCGTGGCCTAAATCCTCCTAATAACACAAGCTTCATGTATCATTCAACACAAAATTA TAATCAAGAACCACCAGCTTTTGATTTTGGGGAGCTGGAAGAAGCTATTGTTCTGCAAGGAGTTAAGATGAGCAATGATGATTCTGTTAGATCAt CTTTATATGGATCAGGCACAAACAGACCTGCAGCAACTCTGGAGATGTTCCCATCTTGGCCTACTAGATTCCCAAGA GGAAGCTCAAAATCAGGAGGAGGAAAAGAGAATAGTGATTCAGGTTCAGCACTAAACACTACTATCTCAAGCAGAAGTGAAGCAAATTTGGAGCCTGAATCTCCTATAAGTCAGGCCtttgaacaacaacaacaacttcaattaccacaacaacaatttcaagAAATGGCAAGTGATAGTCCAAGAACTGGAGTGTCACATACTGAACCTGCTTCAAAATCCAACTATGaaaag AGAAAGGCTGCTGGTTCAACTTCAGATAGGGTGACTGATCCTAAG ACTTTGAGACGTTTAGCTCAAAATAGAGAGGCAGCAAGGAAAAGCAGACTaagaaaaaag gcTTATGTACAACAGCTAGAAACAAGTAGGATAAGACTTGCTCAGTTAGAACAAGAACTTCAAAGGGCTAGGTCTCAG GGGATTTTTATGGGAGGTGGTGCTGCTGGTTCCAACATCAGCCCTG GTGCTGCAATGTTTGACATGGAATATTCAAGATGGTTGGATGATGATCAAAGGCTCATATCTGAACTTAGAACAGCATTGCAAGCACATTTAGTAGATGGTGATCTAAGAGTAATAGTTGATGGATACGTTGCTCATTATGATGAATTTTTTCGACTTAAAGGAGTTGCAGCCAAATCTGATGTATTTCACCTCATCTCTGGAATTTGGACAACTCCAGCTGAACGTTGCTTCCTTTGGATGGGTGGTTTTAGGCCCTCTGAACTCATcaag ATGTTGATAGCACAATTGGACCCCTTAACACAGCAGCAAGTTGTTGGAATTTACAGTCTgcaacaatcatcacaacagGCTGAAGAAGCGCTGTCACAAGGCTTAGAACAATTACAACAATCTTTAATTGAAACTATTGCAAGTGGTTCTGTCAATGATGGTATGCATCAGATGGCTGTGGCATTGGGCAAGCTTGCTAATCTCGAAGGCTTTCTTCGTCAG GCTGATAATTTAAGACAACAAACACTACACCAATTGCGCAGAACATTGACAATTAGACAAGCAGCAAGGTGCTTCATGGTGATAGGGGAATATTATGGTCGACTACGAGCCTTAAGTTCCCTATGGGCATCACGTCCTAGAGA GACTATGATGGCAGATGATAACTCTTGTCAAACAACAACAGAGTTGCAGATGATACAAGCAGCCCAACACCATTTCTCAAATATGTGA
- the LOC132065463 gene encoding transcription factor TGA9-like isoform X3 encodes MESQRIGDTSSTLSADHNMPYALLRGLNPPNNTSFISNQEPPAFDFGELEEAIVLQGVKMSNDDSVRSSLYGSGTNRPAATLEMFPSWPTRFPRGSSKSGGGKENSDSGSALNTTISSRSEANLEPESPISQAFEQQQQLQLPQQQFQEMASDSPRTGVSHTEPASKSNYEKRKAAGSTSDRVTDPKTLRRLAQNREAARKSRLRKKAYVQQLETSRIRLAQLEQELQRARSQGIFMGGGAAGSNISPGAAMFDMEYSRWLDDDQRLISELRTALQAHLVDGDLRVIVDGYVAHYDEFFRLKGVAAKSDVFHLISGIWTTPAERCFLWMGGFRPSELIKMLIAQLDPLTQQQVVGIYSLQQSSQQAEEALSQGLEQLQQSLIETIASGSVNDGMHQMAVALGKLANLEGFLRQADNLRQQTLHQLRRTLTIRQAARCFMVIGEYYGRLRALSSLWASRPRETMMADDNSCQTTTELQMIQAAQHHFSNM; translated from the exons ATGGAGAGTCAAAGAATTGGAGACACTTCAAGTACTTTGTCAGCTGATCACAACATGCCTTATGCACTTCTTCGTGGCCTAAATCCTCCTAATAACACAAGCTTCAT TAGTAATCAAGAACCACCAGCTTTTGATTTTGGGGAGCTGGAAGAAGCTATTGTTCTGCAAGGAGTTAAGATGAGCAATGATGATTCTGTTAGATCAt CTTTATATGGATCAGGCACAAACAGACCTGCAGCAACTCTGGAGATGTTCCCATCTTGGCCTACTAGATTCCCAAGA GGAAGCTCAAAATCAGGAGGAGGAAAAGAGAATAGTGATTCAGGTTCAGCACTAAACACTACTATCTCAAGCAGAAGTGAAGCAAATTTGGAGCCTGAATCTCCTATAAGTCAGGCCtttgaacaacaacaacaacttcaattaccacaacaacaatttcaagAAATGGCAAGTGATAGTCCAAGAACTGGAGTGTCACATACTGAACCTGCTTCAAAATCCAACTATGaaaag AGAAAGGCTGCTGGTTCAACTTCAGATAGGGTGACTGATCCTAAG ACTTTGAGACGTTTAGCTCAAAATAGAGAGGCAGCAAGGAAAAGCAGACTaagaaaaaag gcTTATGTACAACAGCTAGAAACAAGTAGGATAAGACTTGCTCAGTTAGAACAAGAACTTCAAAGGGCTAGGTCTCAG GGGATTTTTATGGGAGGTGGTGCTGCTGGTTCCAACATCAGCCCTG GTGCTGCAATGTTTGACATGGAATATTCAAGATGGTTGGATGATGATCAAAGGCTCATATCTGAACTTAGAACAGCATTGCAAGCACATTTAGTAGATGGTGATCTAAGAGTAATAGTTGATGGATACGTTGCTCATTATGATGAATTTTTTCGACTTAAAGGAGTTGCAGCCAAATCTGATGTATTTCACCTCATCTCTGGAATTTGGACAACTCCAGCTGAACGTTGCTTCCTTTGGATGGGTGGTTTTAGGCCCTCTGAACTCATcaag ATGTTGATAGCACAATTGGACCCCTTAACACAGCAGCAAGTTGTTGGAATTTACAGTCTgcaacaatcatcacaacagGCTGAAGAAGCGCTGTCACAAGGCTTAGAACAATTACAACAATCTTTAATTGAAACTATTGCAAGTGGTTCTGTCAATGATGGTATGCATCAGATGGCTGTGGCATTGGGCAAGCTTGCTAATCTCGAAGGCTTTCTTCGTCAG GCTGATAATTTAAGACAACAAACACTACACCAATTGCGCAGAACATTGACAATTAGACAAGCAGCAAGGTGCTTCATGGTGATAGGGGAATATTATGGTCGACTACGAGCCTTAAGTTCCCTATGGGCATCACGTCCTAGAGA GACTATGATGGCAGATGATAACTCTTGTCAAACAACAACAGAGTTGCAGATGATACAAGCAGCCCAACACCATTTCTCAAATATGTGA
- the LOC132065463 gene encoding transcription factor TGA9-like isoform X4: MESQRIGDTSSTLSADHNMPYALLRGLNPPNNTSFINQEPPAFDFGELEEAIVLQGVKMSNDDSVRSSLYGSGTNRPAATLEMFPSWPTRFPRGSSKSGGGKENSDSGSALNTTISSRSEANLEPESPISQAFEQQQQLQLPQQQFQEMASDSPRTGVSHTEPASKSNYEKRKAAGSTSDRVTDPKTLRRLAQNREAARKSRLRKKAYVQQLETSRIRLAQLEQELQRARSQGIFMGGGAAGSNISPGAAMFDMEYSRWLDDDQRLISELRTALQAHLVDGDLRVIVDGYVAHYDEFFRLKGVAAKSDVFHLISGIWTTPAERCFLWMGGFRPSELIKMLIAQLDPLTQQQVVGIYSLQQSSQQAEEALSQGLEQLQQSLIETIASGSVNDGMHQMAVALGKLANLEGFLRQADNLRQQTLHQLRRTLTIRQAARCFMVIGEYYGRLRALSSLWASRPRETMMADDNSCQTTTELQMIQAAQHHFSNM, from the exons ATGGAGAGTCAAAGAATTGGAGACACTTCAAGTACTTTGTCAGCTGATCACAACATGCCTTATGCACTTCTTCGTGGCCTAAATCCTCCTAATAACACAAGCTTCAT TAATCAAGAACCACCAGCTTTTGATTTTGGGGAGCTGGAAGAAGCTATTGTTCTGCAAGGAGTTAAGATGAGCAATGATGATTCTGTTAGATCAt CTTTATATGGATCAGGCACAAACAGACCTGCAGCAACTCTGGAGATGTTCCCATCTTGGCCTACTAGATTCCCAAGA GGAAGCTCAAAATCAGGAGGAGGAAAAGAGAATAGTGATTCAGGTTCAGCACTAAACACTACTATCTCAAGCAGAAGTGAAGCAAATTTGGAGCCTGAATCTCCTATAAGTCAGGCCtttgaacaacaacaacaacttcaattaccacaacaacaatttcaagAAATGGCAAGTGATAGTCCAAGAACTGGAGTGTCACATACTGAACCTGCTTCAAAATCCAACTATGaaaag AGAAAGGCTGCTGGTTCAACTTCAGATAGGGTGACTGATCCTAAG ACTTTGAGACGTTTAGCTCAAAATAGAGAGGCAGCAAGGAAAAGCAGACTaagaaaaaag gcTTATGTACAACAGCTAGAAACAAGTAGGATAAGACTTGCTCAGTTAGAACAAGAACTTCAAAGGGCTAGGTCTCAG GGGATTTTTATGGGAGGTGGTGCTGCTGGTTCCAACATCAGCCCTG GTGCTGCAATGTTTGACATGGAATATTCAAGATGGTTGGATGATGATCAAAGGCTCATATCTGAACTTAGAACAGCATTGCAAGCACATTTAGTAGATGGTGATCTAAGAGTAATAGTTGATGGATACGTTGCTCATTATGATGAATTTTTTCGACTTAAAGGAGTTGCAGCCAAATCTGATGTATTTCACCTCATCTCTGGAATTTGGACAACTCCAGCTGAACGTTGCTTCCTTTGGATGGGTGGTTTTAGGCCCTCTGAACTCATcaag ATGTTGATAGCACAATTGGACCCCTTAACACAGCAGCAAGTTGTTGGAATTTACAGTCTgcaacaatcatcacaacagGCTGAAGAAGCGCTGTCACAAGGCTTAGAACAATTACAACAATCTTTAATTGAAACTATTGCAAGTGGTTCTGTCAATGATGGTATGCATCAGATGGCTGTGGCATTGGGCAAGCTTGCTAATCTCGAAGGCTTTCTTCGTCAG GCTGATAATTTAAGACAACAAACACTACACCAATTGCGCAGAACATTGACAATTAGACAAGCAGCAAGGTGCTTCATGGTGATAGGGGAATATTATGGTCGACTACGAGCCTTAAGTTCCCTATGGGCATCACGTCCTAGAGA GACTATGATGGCAGATGATAACTCTTGTCAAACAACAACAGAGTTGCAGATGATACAAGCAGCCCAACACCATTTCTCAAATATGTGA